The Prochlorococcus marinus str. MIT 9301 genome window below encodes:
- the typA gene encoding translational GTPase TypA: MSSSIKEIRNVAIIAHVDHGKTTLVDALLSQSGIFRDNEVIPTCVMDSNDLERERGITILSKNTAVNYKDTRINIIDTPGHADFGGEVERVLGMVDGCLLIVDANEGPMPQTRFVLKKALEKGLRPIVFVNKIDRPRVVPELAIDKVLDLFLELGADDDQCDFPYLFGSGLSGFAKEEMESNSDNMMPLFEAIIRHVPPPVGDSNKPLQLQITTLDYSDFLGRIVIGKIHNGTIKNGQQASLIKENGKTIKGKVSKLLGFEGLQRIDINEAFAGDIVAVSGFDDVNIGETIACPDSPHPLPLIKVDEPTLNMTFVVNDSPFAGKEGKFVTSRQLKNRLERELLTNVALRVEETDSPDRFSVSGRGELHLGILIETMRREGFEFQISQPQVIFREIDNVECEPIETLVLDVPEVSVGSCIEKLGSRKAEMKNMQTSSDGRTQLEFLVPSRGLIGFRGEFVRITRGEGIMSHSFYEYKPKTGDFETRRNGVLIAFEEGVATFYALKNAEDRGVYFIKPGVKVYKGMIIGENNRPQDLELNICKTKQLTNMRSAGAEELDTLQSPVDITLERALEYIGPDEMLEVTPDSIRMRKINKKKKN; encoded by the coding sequence ATGTCATCTTCGATAAAAGAAATTAGAAATGTTGCAATTATTGCTCACGTAGATCATGGCAAGACAACGCTTGTAGATGCATTGTTATCTCAATCAGGAATATTTAGAGACAATGAAGTTATCCCTACATGTGTAATGGATTCAAACGATCTTGAAAGAGAAAGGGGGATAACAATTCTCTCAAAAAATACTGCAGTTAACTATAAAGATACCAGAATTAATATTATAGATACACCTGGACATGCTGATTTTGGAGGAGAAGTTGAGAGGGTTTTGGGAATGGTTGATGGTTGTCTGCTTATTGTTGATGCAAATGAGGGACCTATGCCTCAAACAAGATTTGTTTTAAAAAAAGCATTAGAAAAAGGACTTAGGCCTATAGTCTTTGTAAATAAAATTGATAGACCACGAGTAGTGCCAGAACTAGCAATTGATAAGGTCCTTGATTTGTTTTTGGAATTAGGAGCTGATGATGATCAATGTGATTTTCCTTATCTTTTTGGGAGTGGCTTATCTGGTTTCGCAAAAGAAGAGATGGAATCTAATAGTGACAATATGATGCCTCTTTTTGAAGCTATTATAAGACATGTTCCTCCTCCAGTAGGTGACTCTAATAAGCCTCTTCAGCTACAAATAACTACCTTGGACTATTCTGATTTCTTGGGCAGAATAGTAATTGGAAAGATCCACAATGGAACTATAAAAAATGGCCAACAGGCTAGTTTAATTAAAGAAAACGGAAAAACTATTAAAGGTAAGGTTAGTAAGCTTTTAGGATTTGAAGGATTACAAAGAATTGATATAAATGAAGCATTTGCAGGAGATATTGTTGCTGTTTCTGGTTTTGATGACGTCAATATTGGTGAGACCATAGCATGTCCCGATTCTCCTCATCCTCTCCCATTAATCAAAGTTGATGAACCTACCTTAAATATGACTTTTGTTGTCAATGATTCACCATTCGCGGGAAAGGAAGGGAAATTTGTTACCAGTAGACAATTAAAAAATAGATTGGAGAGGGAACTTCTAACAAATGTTGCCCTAAGAGTAGAAGAAACTGATTCTCCTGACAGGTTCTCAGTTTCAGGAAGAGGAGAATTACATCTAGGGATATTGATTGAAACCATGAGAAGAGAGGGTTTTGAGTTCCAAATATCACAACCTCAAGTAATTTTCAGAGAAATTGATAACGTTGAATGTGAGCCTATAGAGACTTTGGTTTTAGATGTGCCTGAAGTATCTGTTGGTTCTTGCATCGAAAAACTTGGATCTAGAAAGGCAGAGATGAAAAACATGCAGACAAGTTCAGATGGTAGAACTCAATTAGAATTTCTTGTTCCATCAAGAGGATTAATCGGATTTCGTGGGGAATTTGTAAGGATAACCAGAGGTGAAGGCATCATGAGCCACTCATTTTATGAATATAAACCTAAAACAGGAGATTTTGAAACCAGGAGAAACGGAGTCCTTATAGCTTTTGAAGAAGGTGTTGCCACATTTTATGCATTAAAGAATGCTGAAGATAGGGGAGTCTATTTCATTAAACCTGGAGTCAAAGTTTATAAGGGGATGATAATTGGAGAGAATAATCGACCGCAAGATCTTGAGTTGAATATATGTAAAACTAAGCAGTTGACTAATATGAGGTCTGCAGGAGCAGAAGAACTTGATACTTTGCAGTCACCTGTTGATATTACCCTTGAAAGAGCACTCGAATATATTGGTCCAGATGAAATGCTAGAGGTAACACCAGATTCAATAAGAATGAGAAAAATTAATAAAAAGAAAAAAAATTAA
- a CDS encoding M15 family metallopeptidase, translating to MELKKDIDQFDLPLAKRTYLNSPNSSLLKKFLIFSPFLFLIFSVVALRFIRNVELMPLNNLKSQVERNHDARILGHLPYNEAPKEKLVLIEPNIEVHMDMRDSLLKMREEAKKDGIYLIFLSGYRSINLQKDIFYSLKSIRNQEAAERARVSAPPGYSEHSTGFAIDIGDANQRETDFEPDFENTDAFRWLIKNAAKFHFKLSFNKDNKYIDYEPWHWRYEGSIEALKVFESSNRKL from the coding sequence TTGGAACTAAAAAAAGATATCGATCAATTTGATTTACCACTTGCTAAAAGAACTTACCTAAATAGCCCAAATTCATCATTATTAAAAAAATTTCTAATATTTTCTCCATTTCTTTTTCTTATCTTTTCTGTCGTTGCATTGCGATTTATTAGAAATGTAGAATTAATGCCTCTTAATAATCTCAAATCTCAGGTTGAAAGAAATCATGATGCCAGAATTTTAGGCCACCTTCCCTACAACGAAGCTCCTAAAGAGAAACTAGTTTTAATTGAGCCTAATATTGAAGTTCATATGGATATGCGCGATTCTCTACTAAAGATGAGAGAAGAAGCCAAAAAGGATGGTATATATTTGATCTTCTTGAGTGGTTATAGATCAATAAATTTGCAAAAAGATATCTTTTATTCTTTAAAATCCATTAGAAATCAAGAAGCGGCAGAAAGAGCTAGAGTTTCAGCCCCCCCAGGGTATTCTGAACATAGTACAGGTTTTGCAATCGATATTGGTGATGCTAATCAGAGGGAGACAGACTTTGAACCAGACTTTGAAAATACTGATGCCTTTAGATGGCTAATAAAAAATGCAGCTAAGTTTCACTTTAAGTTATCGTTCAACAAAGATAATAAATATATAGATTACGAACCCTGGCATTGGAGATATGAGGGGTCAATTGAAGCATTAAAAGTTTTTGAAAGCTCAAATAGAAAATTATAA
- a CDS encoding DUF309 domain-containing protein has protein sequence MNEESTKSFKDSLFTALTLFNNHEWYEAHDAFEEIWNLVDGDERQVIQGILQVSVSQFHLSKGNLNGATILLGEGLGRIKTRTNINLGIDLESFCRCLEDLLRKLQYEELVNEKDVPSLKPL, from the coding sequence ATGAATGAAGAAAGTACAAAAAGTTTTAAAGATTCCCTTTTTACTGCTTTAACTCTTTTTAATAATCATGAATGGTATGAGGCTCATGACGCTTTTGAAGAAATATGGAATTTAGTCGATGGTGACGAAAGACAAGTTATCCAGGGAATTTTACAAGTATCTGTTTCTCAGTTTCACTTAAGTAAGGGTAATTTAAATGGAGCTACTATTTTGCTTGGAGAGGGTTTAGGTCGAATAAAAACTAGAACCAATATTAATTTAGGGATTGATCTTGAATCTTTCTGTAGATGCTTGGAAGATTTATTAAGGAAATTACAATATGAAGAGCTAGTAAATGAGAAAGATGTGCCTTCTTTGAAACCTCTTTGA
- the glyS gene encoding glycine--tRNA ligase subunit beta, whose protein sequence is MSKYLLEIGTEELPAKFSYSVLEQFKSLIEFELDKKLIKFEHIVVTSTPRRIVLLLEGLVDYAEDKIIERKGPKANSAYLNGCPTNAALGFANSLDINVGELEIKNTEKGDFVFGKKIEKGLSTKISLSSIIPKLVKSLQGARFMKWGAGNMKFSRPIRWIASIYNDEILDFEFDECDPKIKISNKTKSHRLINEVLEVQNPDEFFELLKRNRVIAIRKERKEKIESLINQASKSLNLEPDLSEGLLNELTDLVEWPDLIIGKFSNEFLDLPVEVLSTVMKIHQRYVPLLLKNESFSKLDLSSEKNISTTFCVISNGLEESNNNIAKGNEKVLRARFSDAKFFVESDKKVASIERNEKLKSVSYLKGLGNIFQRVERIEEVTKKILKFLNDKSLEEKKIIEAAKYCKNDLCSEIVFEFPELQGIMGAKYLKYEGFSEDVCLAVAEHYLPSFYKDALPSTKYGAIVSIADKVETLISIFISGKRPSGSSDPYALRRNLNGVIKIIWDYEFDLPLDKLFNELIDFWKIAFPNLNFSREKVFNDLNEFLVQRIVSHLEEISLSKELIRAVCSSDELSKKRVLNIVDLKNRIKSIMDFNEKENFVEIQKVITRASKLANNSDLSTDVLATRDYVNTKLFEKDCELKVFEFIEELEKLFSEDYCNYLELLNLFEINVNTIEDLFDNEKGVLIMSEDLKIRNNRLNLLSLIRNYSLKIADFTLLNS, encoded by the coding sequence TTGTCTAAATATTTACTTGAGATAGGAACAGAAGAGTTGCCCGCAAAATTTTCTTATTCTGTTCTAGAGCAATTTAAATCTCTAATAGAATTTGAATTGGATAAAAAGTTAATCAAATTCGAACATATAGTTGTTACCTCCACACCAAGGAGGATAGTTCTACTTCTCGAAGGTTTAGTTGATTATGCAGAAGATAAAATAATAGAAAGGAAAGGGCCTAAAGCAAATTCAGCTTATTTAAATGGATGTCCTACTAATGCTGCTTTGGGATTTGCTAATAGCTTAGATATAAATGTTGGTGAGCTAGAAATAAAAAATACGGAAAAGGGTGATTTTGTATTTGGAAAGAAAATTGAGAAAGGACTATCAACAAAAATTTCTTTGTCTTCGATTATCCCAAAATTAGTAAAGAGTCTTCAAGGCGCTCGATTTATGAAATGGGGGGCCGGGAACATGAAATTTTCAAGACCAATTAGGTGGATTGCCTCTATTTATAATGATGAAATTCTTGATTTTGAATTTGATGAATGTGATCCAAAAATCAAAATAAGTAATAAAACAAAAAGTCATAGGCTAATCAATGAAGTTTTAGAAGTTCAGAATCCTGATGAATTTTTTGAATTATTGAAACGAAATAGAGTAATAGCTATTCGAAAAGAAAGAAAAGAAAAAATTGAAAGTTTAATAAATCAGGCATCTAAATCTTTAAATCTGGAACCTGACCTTTCAGAAGGATTACTAAATGAACTTACTGATTTAGTTGAATGGCCAGACTTAATTATTGGCAAATTTAGTAATGAATTTCTTGATCTTCCTGTTGAAGTCCTCTCAACAGTCATGAAAATTCATCAGAGATACGTTCCTCTTTTATTGAAAAATGAAAGTTTTTCTAAACTAGATTTAAGCTCTGAAAAAAATATTAGTACAACTTTCTGCGTTATTTCAAATGGTCTTGAAGAATCAAATAATAATATTGCCAAAGGTAATGAGAAAGTATTAAGGGCAAGGTTTTCAGATGCAAAGTTTTTCGTAGAAAGTGACAAAAAAGTTGCTTCAATCGAAAGAAATGAAAAGCTTAAATCTGTTTCATATTTGAAAGGACTTGGAAATATATTTCAGAGGGTAGAAAGGATAGAGGAAGTTACTAAAAAAATTCTTAAATTTTTAAATGATAAGTCTTTAGAAGAAAAAAAAATAATAGAAGCTGCTAAATACTGCAAAAACGATTTATGTAGTGAAATTGTTTTCGAATTCCCTGAGCTGCAAGGAATAATGGGTGCTAAATATCTTAAATATGAGGGATTTAGTGAGGATGTTTGCTTGGCTGTCGCTGAACATTATTTACCTTCTTTTTATAAAGATGCTTTGCCCTCCACAAAATATGGTGCAATAGTTTCCATAGCAGATAAGGTCGAAACTTTAATAAGTATATTTATTTCTGGTAAACGTCCCAGTGGATCATCTGATCCTTATGCTTTAAGAAGAAATTTGAATGGAGTTATTAAAATAATTTGGGATTACGAATTTGATTTGCCTTTAGATAAATTATTTAACGAACTTATTGATTTTTGGAAAATCGCATTTCCGAATTTAAACTTCTCAAGAGAAAAAGTTTTTAATGATTTAAATGAATTTTTAGTTCAAAGAATTGTTAGTCATCTAGAAGAAATATCACTAAGTAAAGAATTAATAAGGGCCGTTTGCTCTTCTGATGAATTATCTAAAAAAAGAGTATTGAATATTGTTGATCTTAAAAATAGGATTAAATCTATTATGGATTTTAATGAAAAGGAAAATTTTGTTGAAATCCAGAAGGTAATTACTAGGGCAAGCAAATTAGCTAATAATAGTGATCTTTCAACAGACGTTCTCGCTACAAGAGATTATGTAAACACAAAACTTTTTGAAAAGGATTGCGAATTGAAAGTTTTTGAATTTATTGAAGAATTAGAAAAACTTTTTTCAGAAGATTATTGCAATTATTTGGAACTTCTAAATTTGTTTGAGATTAATGTAAATACTATCGAGGATTTATTTGATAATGAAAAAGGAGTCCTAATAATGTCAGAGGATTTAAAAATAAGAAATAATAGACTCAATTTGTTGAGCTTAATTAGAAATTATTCTCTAAAAATAGCCGACTTTACACTTTTGAACTCTTAA
- a CDS encoding NADPH-dependent assimilatory sulfite reductase hemoprotein subunit → MIKVEKVKKKKDSAKEETVCLANGLEVSKFENFKKSSQFLKEPLATELVNESDHFTNDAVQLLKFHGSYQQDNRENRRPGKSKDWQMMLRLRNPGGEVPGKLFLALDELSDKLGNGTLRATTRQAFQMHGIRKEKLKEVIQTIVNSMGSTLAACGDINRNVMAPAAPFDSPEYNIARALAKKVADLLTPMAGQGTFLELWADGDLEYTIKPDKDIEAIRKLQFKDNVFSGIKDEPLYGSTYLPRKFKCAVTVPGDNSVDLLTNDIGIVAFTSKDGNLEGCNFYVGGGMGRTHNNEETFARIADPLGYVEEPDVYELIQSIVAIQRDYGDRKSRKNSRMKYLLHKKGIKWFKKILSDKYFKKEIKKIRKEPDKALIDYLGWHKQNKTSHFVGLPLLSGRLSGEKKNTISSIVKKYNLDLRLTPNQDILLCNIANKNKSAIQNSLSKIGYENLDNINEIQRHALACPALPLCGLAMTEAERILPDVLKRIENLLLDLKIQKTILFRMTGCPNGCTRPYMAELALVGSGQNKYQLWLGGSKNLQRLAKPFLQRMELNDLEKTLQPLFDNWKSNLDLDFGDFINTQDENYILNLLNENQ, encoded by the coding sequence TTGATCAAGGTTGAGAAAGTAAAAAAGAAAAAAGATTCTGCAAAGGAAGAGACTGTTTGTTTAGCAAATGGACTAGAAGTCTCTAAATTTGAAAATTTTAAGAAAAGTAGCCAATTTCTTAAGGAGCCACTTGCTACAGAATTAGTCAATGAAAGTGATCATTTTACTAATGATGCAGTCCAGTTATTAAAATTTCATGGTAGTTATCAACAAGATAACAGGGAAAATAGAAGGCCGGGCAAAAGTAAAGATTGGCAAATGATGCTTAGGTTAAGAAATCCGGGTGGTGAAGTCCCTGGGAAATTATTTTTAGCATTAGATGAATTATCTGACAAACTAGGTAATGGAACACTTAGGGCCACTACAAGACAAGCCTTTCAAATGCATGGAATCAGAAAGGAGAAGCTGAAGGAAGTAATTCAAACAATAGTAAATTCAATGGGCTCCACATTAGCTGCATGTGGAGACATTAATAGAAACGTTATGGCACCTGCGGCTCCATTTGACTCGCCAGAATATAATATTGCAAGAGCATTGGCAAAAAAAGTTGCAGATCTTCTCACCCCAATGGCTGGCCAAGGCACTTTCTTAGAGCTTTGGGCTGACGGAGATTTAGAGTACACCATAAAGCCTGACAAAGATATTGAAGCAATTAGGAAGCTCCAATTCAAAGATAATGTTTTTAGTGGAATAAAAGATGAGCCTCTTTATGGTTCAACTTATTTACCGAGAAAATTCAAATGTGCTGTGACAGTTCCTGGGGACAATTCTGTTGATCTTCTTACTAATGACATAGGAATAGTTGCCTTTACTTCTAAAGATGGAAACTTAGAAGGGTGCAACTTCTATGTTGGAGGTGGTATGGGTCGCACACATAATAATGAGGAGACCTTTGCCAGAATTGCAGATCCACTTGGATATGTTGAAGAACCTGATGTTTATGAATTAATACAAAGCATTGTGGCTATTCAAAGAGATTATGGTGATAGAAAATCAAGAAAAAATTCGAGAATGAAATATCTTCTTCATAAAAAAGGTATTAAATGGTTCAAAAAGATACTTTCTGATAAATATTTCAAAAAAGAAATTAAAAAAATTAGAAAAGAACCTGATAAGGCTCTTATTGATTACCTAGGTTGGCATAAACAAAATAAAACCTCCCATTTCGTAGGTTTACCATTATTATCGGGAAGATTATCTGGAGAGAAGAAGAATACCATCTCGAGTATTGTTAAAAAATATAATTTAGATTTAAGACTCACACCTAATCAAGATATTTTACTTTGTAATATCGCCAATAAAAACAAAAGCGCAATTCAAAATTCTCTTTCAAAAATTGGATACGAAAATTTAGATAACATTAATGAAATACAAAGACACGCTTTAGCTTGTCCTGCTTTACCACTTTGTGGTCTTGCAATGACTGAAGCTGAAAGAATATTACCTGATGTACTAAAAAGGATTGAAAATTTACTTTTAGATCTAAAAATACAAAAGACAATATTATTTAGAATGACAGGATGTCCGAATGGATGTACCAGGCCTTATATGGCCGAATTAGCACTTGTTGGTAGTGGGCAAAACAAATACCAATTATGGTTGGGGGGAAGTAAAAATCTACAAAGGCTTGCTAAACCATTTTTACAAAGAATGGAACTTAACGATTTAGAAAAAACTCTACAACCATTATTTGATAATTGGAAGAGTAATTTGGATTTGGATTTCGGAGATTTTATAAATACTCAAGATGAAAATTATATATTAAATTTACTAAATGAAAATCAATAG
- the ccsB gene encoding c-type cytochrome biogenesis protein CcsB, giving the protein MILDNFFKNLIYEPVSVLGLLVFYFLLINLPISLGAVFKKKSSFAVRLITILVNLLITLQLLFRWSISGHFPISNLYESLYFLAWGITLGQLLVEREYQAPIIPSIAIPIELLIVSFACFVLPEDLKSSSNLVPALRSSWLVMHVSVVMLSYAALIIGSLLSMSVLFINKNKPLQIRSSSTGIGGFKLSNSYPVNDLVESIEFSHSEELDTLSYRSILIGFVLLTLGLISGAVWANEAWGTWWSWDPKETWAFISWLFYAAYLHMRISKGWQGRKPALLASTGFLVVLVCYLGVNFLGIGLHSYGWIFG; this is encoded by the coding sequence ATGATACTAGATAATTTTTTTAAAAATTTAATATATGAACCAGTTTCAGTTTTAGGTCTTTTAGTTTTTTATTTTTTATTAATTAACTTACCAATTTCTTTGGGTGCAGTTTTTAAAAAAAAATCTTCTTTTGCTGTAAGACTTATTACGATTTTAGTGAACTTATTAATAACATTACAATTACTTTTTAGGTGGTCAATTTCTGGGCACTTTCCTATTAGCAATTTGTATGAATCTCTTTATTTCCTTGCTTGGGGTATCACATTAGGTCAACTGTTGGTTGAAAGAGAATACCAAGCTCCAATAATTCCCTCAATTGCTATACCTATTGAGTTGCTTATTGTGTCTTTTGCTTGTTTTGTTTTACCTGAGGATTTGAAATCATCATCCAACTTAGTTCCAGCTTTAAGGTCTAGTTGGTTAGTAATGCATGTTAGCGTCGTAATGCTTAGTTACGCAGCATTAATAATAGGTTCTTTACTTTCAATGTCCGTTTTGTTTATTAATAAAAATAAGCCGCTTCAAATTAGAAGTAGTTCTACAGGTATAGGAGGATTTAAACTTTCAAACAGTTATCCTGTAAATGATTTAGTTGAATCTATTGAATTCTCTCACTCAGAAGAATTAGATACATTAAGTTATCGTTCTATATTAATAGGTTTTGTTCTTTTGACTCTTGGTTTGATATCAGGTGCGGTCTGGGCTAATGAGGCCTGGGGTACATGGTGGAGTTGGGACCCAAAAGAAACATGGGCATTTATCTCATGGTTGTTTTATGCCGCTTATCTGCATATGAGAATAAGCAAGGGTTGGCAAGGACGCAAGCCAGCATTATTAGCATCTACAGGTTTTTTAGTTGTTTTAGTATGTTATTTAGGAGTTAATTTTTTAGGAATAGGGTTGCATAGTTATGGATGGATATTTGGATGA
- the chlP gene encoding geranylgeranyl reductase encodes MLRVAVIGGGPSGSCAAEILAKAGIKTWLFERKLDNAKPCGGAIPLCMVEEFDLPESIIDRKVRHMRMISPSNREVDISLDRVYGKSDNEFIGMCRREVMDAFMRNRASDLGATLINGLVTSIHTGDNNQGPYKLSYSDFTNGDKKGELKELTVDLLIGADGANSRVAKAMDAGDYKVAIAFQERIKLPKEEMSYYEDLAEMYVGTDVSPDFYGWVFPKYDHVAVGTGTMQKNQSLIKGLQEGVRNRAKKRLVNGEVIKVEAHPIPEHPRPRRVVGRMALVGDAAGYVTKSSGEGIYFAAKSGRMCAEEIVEASKNGQVIPSEKDLKNYLKKWDKKYGTTYKVLEILQNIFYRNDSAREAFVEMCDDMDVQRLTFDSYLYKKVVSMKPLQQLKITMLTLGSILRGKALAPLKYKPVDSAVRENKEVEKMLENYSIKGGIKVKSSKV; translated from the coding sequence ATGTTGAGGGTAGCTGTTATTGGTGGAGGTCCAAGTGGTTCATGTGCTGCAGAAATACTTGCTAAAGCTGGAATAAAAACTTGGCTCTTCGAGAGAAAATTAGATAATGCGAAACCATGTGGAGGAGCTATACCTCTTTGTATGGTAGAAGAATTTGATTTGCCTGAGTCAATTATTGATAGAAAAGTAAGGCATATGAGAATGATATCTCCATCAAATAGAGAGGTAGACATAAGTCTAGATAGAGTTTATGGGAAAAGCGATAATGAATTTATTGGGATGTGTAGAAGGGAAGTTATGGATGCTTTTATGCGTAATAGAGCATCAGATCTTGGGGCAACACTAATAAATGGATTAGTTACTTCTATTCATACTGGTGATAATAATCAAGGGCCATATAAACTCTCCTATTCAGATTTCACGAATGGAGATAAAAAAGGAGAACTTAAGGAACTTACTGTTGACCTTTTAATCGGTGCTGATGGAGCTAATAGTAGAGTGGCAAAAGCTATGGATGCAGGGGATTACAAAGTTGCGATTGCATTTCAAGAGAGAATTAAACTCCCTAAAGAAGAAATGAGTTACTACGAAGATCTTGCTGAAATGTATGTCGGAACTGATGTTTCTCCTGATTTTTATGGGTGGGTATTTCCTAAATATGATCATGTTGCTGTAGGAACTGGAACCATGCAAAAGAATCAGTCATTAATAAAAGGACTTCAAGAGGGTGTAAGAAACCGGGCAAAGAAAAGACTTGTTAATGGTGAAGTAATTAAGGTAGAAGCACACCCTATCCCTGAGCATCCAAGGCCAAGAAGAGTAGTTGGGAGAATGGCATTGGTTGGTGATGCAGCTGGCTATGTTACAAAAAGTTCTGGAGAGGGTATTTATTTTGCTGCAAAAAGTGGAAGAATGTGTGCTGAGGAAATTGTTGAAGCATCAAAAAACGGTCAAGTAATTCCATCAGAAAAAGATTTAAAAAACTATCTTAAAAAGTGGGATAAAAAATATGGCACAACTTATAAGGTGCTAGAAATCCTCCAAAATATTTTCTACAGAAATGATTCTGCAAGAGAAGCCTTTGTTGAGATGTGTGATGACATGGATGTGCAAAGACTTACTTTTGATAGTTATTTATACAAAAAAGTTGTCTCCATGAAGCCATTACAGCAACTAAAAATTACAATGCTTACACTTGGCTCGATTTTACGAGGGAAAGCCTTAGCGCCTTTAAAATATAAACCCGTTGATAGTGCCGTCAGGGAAAATAAAGAAGTAGAAAAAATGCTAGAAAATTATTCGATAAAGGGAGGCATTAAAGTTAAGAGTTCAAAAGTGTAA
- a CDS encoding M15 family metallopeptidase: protein MKIWNKIPIKDNGDKLIAIPSCLKFLDPHPYFHLGAPYKDKTSIWKLRKEVVNRLVKVNDYLISKSSFNLLIYDTWRPLEVQEFMFKRAFLLECEKSDIDISFENIKSYPSILKKVEKFWAYPSRDTRCPPPHSTGGALDVCFSDKDGNLVEMGSMVDQMDETSNPYFYANIKNEGAIIWNSRRNLLREIMTKFGFAQHPNEWWHFSYGDQLWAWKNKKANALYGKI from the coding sequence TTGAAAATTTGGAATAAAATACCAATTAAAGATAATGGAGATAAATTAATAGCTATACCTAGCTGCCTAAAGTTTTTAGATCCCCACCCTTACTTTCATTTAGGAGCCCCTTACAAAGATAAAACTTCTATTTGGAAATTAAGAAAGGAGGTTGTAAATAGATTAGTAAAAGTAAATGATTATTTGATATCAAAGAGTAGTTTTAACCTTTTAATTTATGACACTTGGCGACCTTTGGAAGTCCAGGAATTTATGTTTAAAAGAGCATTTTTATTAGAGTGTGAAAAATCCGATATTGATATTTCTTTTGAAAATATAAAATCTTATCCATCTATTTTAAAAAAAGTTGAAAAATTTTGGGCATATCCTTCTCGTGACACTAGGTGTCCCCCCCCACATTCAACTGGGGGTGCTTTGGATGTTTGTTTTTCAGATAAAGACGGAAATCTTGTTGAAATGGGAAGCATGGTTGATCAAATGGATGAGACCTCAAATCCATATTTTTATGCAAACATAAAGAATGAAGGAGCAATTATTTGGAATAGTAGAAGAAACTTATTAAGGGAAATTATGACTAAATTCGGATTTGCTCAACATCCTAATGAATGGTGGCATTTTAGTTATGGTGATCAATTATGGGCTTGGAAAAATAAAAAAGCAAATGCCCTTTATGGAAAAATTTAA
- the lptB gene encoding LPS export ABC transporter ATP-binding protein: MYLKIHNVSLSIKGKLIVNDVSITVNPGEVVGLIGPNGAGKTTTFNLVVGNIKPDKGGILMNGKNITNLSLPIRSRLGLGYLTQEASIFRDLTVKDNIDLALKNSSYSRAAIRNRREELINEFNLNNFVDSYGYQLSGGERRRCEIARALSVGRKGPKYLLLDEPFAGIDPLAVNDLKKLILKLSNAGVGILITDHNVRETLQITNKSYVLSEGKILANGSSSELAENPIVKKYYLGDNFKL, from the coding sequence ATGTACCTAAAAATTCATAATGTATCACTTTCAATTAAAGGAAAATTAATTGTAAATGATGTTTCCATAACTGTTAATCCAGGGGAAGTTGTAGGTTTGATAGGACCTAATGGTGCAGGGAAAACCACCACTTTTAATCTTGTAGTTGGGAATATAAAACCTGATAAAGGTGGAATATTAATGAATGGTAAAAATATTACCAATCTTTCTCTCCCAATTAGATCAAGACTTGGGTTGGGTTATTTAACTCAAGAAGCGAGTATATTTAGAGACCTCACTGTAAAGGATAATATAGATTTGGCTTTGAAGAATTCATCCTATAGCAGAGCAGCAATTAGAAATAGAAGAGAAGAACTAATTAATGAATTTAATTTGAATAATTTTGTAGATAGTTATGGTTATCAACTTTCAGGTGGAGAAAGAAGAAGGTGCGAAATAGCTAGAGCTCTCTCTGTAGGAAGAAAAGGGCCTAAATATTTATTATTAGACGAACCTTTTGCGGGGATTGATCCTCTTGCTGTTAATGATTTAAAGAAACTAATTCTTAAGTTAAGTAATGCAGGAGTAGGTATTCTTATTACAGACCATAATGTAAGGGAAACCCTTCAAATTACTAATAAATCATATGTATTAAGTGAAGGGAAAATTTTAGCTAACGGATCATCAAGTGAATTGGCTGAAAATCCAATAGTTAAGAAGTATTATCTAGGAGATAATTTCAAACTTTGA